In Candidatus Binatia bacterium, the sequence ACTCTCAAACGACTTGTACGGGCCCATGGCCGCGTTGTTGACCAGGATATCGATGGGACCCAGCTCTTTCTGGCACTGCGCCACACACTGCGCGCGCGAGCGCGCCTCCAGCACGTCCCCTTGGATCGCCACGGCGCGACCGCCTTGCGCCTCAATAGTTGCGACCGTCTCCCGCAGCGTGCCGGGAAGATCGGGCGGGTGACTGTCGAGGCTGCGCGCGACGGCGGCAACAACGGCCCCCGCCGATGCCAGGCGCTGCGCGATGGCGGCGCCGATGCCGCGGCTCGCTCCGGTCACCAAAGCGACTTTTCCTTCGCATTCTCTGTTCATGGGCGTCGGTCGTTCCGGCGGATTTAGCGGTCGATGACTCACACCTGTTTTGCGACTAGAGCCTCTTCACCCAGCATGTCGACGATCTTCTTCTCGCTCTTCTTCGCGGGTGCCGCGGCCGGGCCCGGCTTTCCATTGCCGCGCGGCTTCGACTGCTCCGCTCGCCTCCTCATTCTTCCTCCGGCGGGACCAGCGGCTCCAGGACCGCAATCACTTGCGGAATGTCGTTCTGTACGGTGTCCCACACCTTGCGTAGGTCGACTCTGAAGTATTCGTGGATGAGACGGTTGCGCATCCCGATGATGTCTCCCCAGGGTATCTCGGGGTGGGCAGCGCGCGTTGCTTCTGAGACCTTGCACGCGGCCTCGCCAATGACTTCGAGCACGCGCATGACTGCGCTTTGATGCAGCGCGCTCTGTTCGAACCCGTCCCAGTCCACATCGGCAACGAAGCGCTGGGCCCGGCGGGCCGCGACGAGCATGTCGAGCAGGAGTGCGTCGTCACGCCACATACACTGGCTCGTGATGCTGAAGGATATGCCTGCGGCGGATGTAGTTCTCGCTGCGCTCGACGGCGCGGCGCTCGACCAGATCGACCTTGCGGCCGAACAACCGCTCCAGCTCTTCCTCCATGTGGCCCACGTCGAATAGGCTCCAGCGCGCATCAGACGCGAAGCTGACAAGCACGTCGACATCGCTGTCGGGGCGGAAGTCGTCGCGCAGCACCGACCCGAACAGAGAAAACTCGACGATCTTCCAGCGCCGGCAGAACTCGGCAATCCGCTCTCGATCGATCGCAATCCTCACACTCATGCGCCGGCCTCCTCGACGAACTGGCAAACCTCACGCGTCCTCCATGCGGTTACCCGGCTTGCGATAT encodes:
- a CDS encoding DUF86 domain-containing protein; translated protein: MWRDDALLLDMLVAARRAQRFVADVDWDGFEQSALHQSAVMRVLEVIGEAACKVSEATRAAHPEIPWGDIIGMRNRLIHEYFRVDLRKVWDTVQNDIPQVIAVLEPLVPPEEE
- a CDS encoding nucleotidyltransferase domain-containing protein, which gives rise to MSVRIAIDRERIAEFCRRWKIVEFSLFGSVLRDDFRPDSDVDVLVSFASDARWSLFDVGHMEEELERLFGRKVDLVERRAVERSENYIRRRHILQHHEPVYVA
- a CDS encoding SDR family NAD(P)-dependent oxidoreductase: MNRECEGKVALVTGASRGIGAAIAQRLASAGAVVAAVARSLDSHPPDLPGTLRETVATIEAQGGRAVAIQGDVLEARSRAQCVAQCQKELGPIDILVNNAAMGPYKSFES